The Paramixta manurensis region CATGCACAATCAGCACAGGACGTTGATGCGATTCGCGCCAACTGACCAACGCGGTGAACAGGCGCTCTAACGCTTCTTCGCTATCGAGTAACACGCCGCCCAGCTTGATAATAAGAGGATTCGTCATAGTCAATTTCGCCGGTTAAATAAGTGACTGCGTTTCAGGGAAACCGAAACGAATGTTTAAACACTGAACCGCCTGCGAAGCAGCGCCTTTCAGTAAATTATCCTCCGCCGCGACCACAATGAGATGCTCGCCTTGAACATCAAAACCGATATCGCAATACGGTAGGCCCACCACGGCTTTCAGCGCCGGTACGCCTGTTTCATAGAGGCGTACTAACGGCTTGTCGTGATAAGCGTTATGGAATGCTTCAGCCACATCCTCTCTGCTCACGTCATGATTTAAACGGCAGGTGATAGTGGCGAGGATCCCGCGGGCAAAGTTGCCAAGATGAGGCGTGAAAATTACTGGCACGCCAAGGTGGGCAACAATCTCGGGATGATGACGATGATTAAAGATGCCGTAAGGTTGCAGGCTAACTTCACAAAAGCTGTTATTTAACGCCGCCTTGCGCCCGGCGCCGCTGACGCCGCTGGTAGCGTTAATCACCGGCCACTGAGCGGGATTTAATAAATTCGCCTCAATAAGCGGTTTCAATGCTAACTGTGAAGCGGTGGGATAACAGCCTGGCACCGCGATCAGTTGCGCTTCTTTAAT contains the following coding sequences:
- the argC gene encoding N-acetyl-gamma-glutamyl-phosphate reductase, producing the protein MLNTLIVGASGYAGVELATYLNRHPHMNITALAVSAQSPDAGKLLSDLHPQLKGVLDLPLQPLRAAQEYAGKVDVVFLATAHEVSHALAPAFLDAGCVVFDLSGAFRVNDADFYQQYYGFSHQHAAWLDKAVYGLAEWQHGAIKEAQLIAVPGCYPTASQLALKPLIEANLLNPAQWPVINATSGVSGAGRKAALNNSFCEVSLQPYGIFNHRHHPEIVAHLGVPVIFTPHLGNFARGILATITCRLNHDVSREDVAEAFHNAYHDKPLVRLYETGVPALKAVVGLPYCDIGFDVQGEHLIVVAAEDNLLKGAASQAVQCLNIRFGFPETQSLI